Proteins encoded within one genomic window of Deltaproteobacteria bacterium:
- a CDS encoding AtpZ/AtpI family protein translates to MSKQDQQHLWKLAGRYSTIGIEIAIAVTLPTIAGIWADNRFATSPWLLITGLIIGFGAATRVIIRLIRSTKL, encoded by the coding sequence ATGTCAAAACAAGACCAACAGCATTTATGGAAACTTGCAGGTCGATATTCGACTATCGGTATTGAGATAGCTATTGCAGTAACCCTGCCAACCATTGCTGGTATTTGGGCAGATAATCGTTTTGCTACGTCACCATGGCTTTTAATTACTGGGCTAATTATTGGGTTTGGGGCAGCAACTAGAGTGATTATACGCTTAATACGTTCGACAAAATTATAG
- a CDS encoding Nif3-like dinuclear metal center hexameric protein, giving the protein MTLFNSIHVFLDEYLNIAKIADDINAQNGLQLDARSIPASQVNIIACGVDASEDTIDAAIAAKAELLIVHHGLLWGGNRPLTGAHARKIAKCFKHELSVYAAHLPLDIHCEVGNNIEILRVLGLQAEKSFGCYHDIDLGYTAICDLSIDELCQRINLQIGEYRLFGRGPYRIKRLAVISGGAGSYISAAAQAGLDALIVGEAPHYTAIEADEQNIHLIVAGHYRTEVFGVRALGAKLAQQFGINHIFVGNDTGL; this is encoded by the coding sequence ATGACTTTATTTAATTCTATTCATGTGTTTCTTGACGAATACCTGAATATTGCAAAGATTGCTGATGATATAAATGCCCAAAATGGTTTGCAATTAGATGCTCGTTCAATACCAGCTAGCCAAGTAAATATTATAGCTTGCGGTGTTGATGCCAGCGAAGACACCATAGATGCGGCAATTGCTGCAAAGGCAGAGTTATTAATTGTGCATCACGGTCTGTTATGGGGTGGTAATCGCCCATTAACTGGTGCGCATGCACGTAAAATCGCTAAATGCTTTAAACATGAATTATCAGTTTATGCCGCACATTTACCATTAGATATTCATTGTGAAGTTGGTAATAACATCGAAATATTACGAGTTCTTGGATTACAAGCAGAAAAATCTTTTGGGTGTTATCATGATATAGATCTTGGTTACACAGCTATTTGTGATTTATCCATCGATGAACTTTGTCAACGAATTAACTTACAAATTGGAGAATATCGTCTCTTTGGCCGAGGCCCATATCGTATTAAACGTCTTGCAGTTATTAGTGGTGGTGCTGGTTCATATATAAGTGCTGCAGCGCAAGCCGGATTAGATGCACTTATTGTTGGTGAAGCTCCACATTATACTGCTATAGAAGCCGACGAACAAAATATTCATTTAATCGTGGCTGGGCATTATCGGACGGAGGTTTTTGGAGTACGCGCATTGGGGGCAAAGCTAGCACAGCAGTTTGGTATTAATCATATATTTGTAGGTAATGATACCGGTCTATAA